Below is a genomic region from Cyprinus carpio isolate SPL01 chromosome B6, ASM1834038v1, whole genome shotgun sequence.
gccatacaataagaattgtattattatcagtgttgaaaacggttgtgctgattaatattttggtggaaaacatttatttcaggtttttttagggattcttaaatgaatataaagttaaaaagaacagaatttgtattttattttctttaaattttttatttctttaactaACAGTTCTGTTTTTCCAGTCTCAAtcgtattataaaatgtaattaatttgttCCAAACTGATCAAATTGGATGAGATTCAATCATGAGATAATCATATGTTATCATGTGGTATGTAATCATAATAAATGCATCTTCAGGTTGAAGTTGTTTTATCATTTGTCTTCCTTTACTAATTACTTGCTTGTGCCAGTTTTGCATCGAAAACTAGTCCAGAGATGGAGGGAATGACCTTCAGGAATGACCACATCACCAGCTATTTTTGCGGGTGAACAGTGCAGCTGTGCTAGATCAGCACCAAACCAGCATGGAAATGCATCAGAGTAGCTAGATTATGGGTAGAACAGttcataatatatgaaaaaaaaatacaccccaCTGGCATTTCAAAGCACTTTTCAAAGCCTTGTCTAAGTATTTGATGTCGTTTTTAAATTTGAGAACCTGAATGTGGAAATCCTCTTTCATCATATTTCAGAGGACGCACACTGAGTAGTATAATGTCATTTAATTACTGAACAtctctgttttattcttttttcagaTTCAGGTGGACAAAGAATGGTGAAGACTTTGATCCTTATCAGGACCCCAGATTGATAACATTAGATGATTCCGGAACATTCATCATTCCCAATAATGGGAATCTGACAGAATTCCAGGGCAATTATCGCTGCTTTGCAACCAACAAGTTAGGAACGGCCATGTCGGAAGAGATTGAATTCATTGTTCCGAGTAAGTAATGTATAACTTTGTGCTGTATGCTCTGTAACGACTCTTTCGGAATGATTTAGAGAGCAGTGTCCAATAAAACAACCACTCTGGTCCTTAGTGGGATATCCATTTTACTTGCCCGCTACAAACCCTGGAGCATTTCTTTCCCTTTCCTCACAGTGTGTATGGACCGTGAGGAGAGGGCTGATGAAAAATGagttttctcctctctctccatcATTTATCGACGTCACATTTCTCATTGTGTTCTGAAATACATCACATAAATCTCCACAGATGTAACCAGAGCAAAGAGTCATCAGTTACCAAACAAGACCAGTTCTCAATCACTCAGCTGACACGTACAGTTTCAGCAGCAGAGTGATGTGATATTGGCAGATTTTTGGACTAAATTTGGGAAATCGGATTGCCTTTAGAAGAGAAATTACTGCCACctaatggtgatttttttttttataaaaatagaatataatgGTATATATCGATTCATTTTGCTTGTTGATTTCTGCAGATGTTCCAAAGTTCCCTAAAGAGATCACTGAGCCGATTGAGGTTATGGAAGGTCAGTCAGTCATTCTGGAGTGCAACCCACCTAAAGGAATCCCCCCGCTGCAAATCTACTGGATGACAATGAGTAAGTTCAAGTTAGGTTATCTGGGTTAAATTAGTCTAAGGCACACCCACAGTCCACCCACAGTCTGCCCACACTGCATTCATTGATCATCGAATCAATATTGCACAGTAAAAATTATTGACTGGCTTCTACAGTAATTCTACAGAGTAGGGTGGGTTTTTAATAATCCACGTGGAAAcaattgtttatgatttttttatattattaatttaattgttcattaaaatatatattaaaataaataattaaaataatatttattaatttaatttaattttattttgagtttgtttcttcatctgaacagatttagagaaattaagcattacatcacttgttcaccaatggaccctctgcactgaatgggtgttgtcagaatgagagtccaaacagcagataatAATCCACATGATACTATTGTTTAAGGCTTCACAAGATATTAAATGGTGGAATGGAGTCACAtgcattatttgtggattattgtgatgtttctatcagtTGATGGACTTGGATTGCCTAAGGGTGATggcactgcagaggatccacttgtGAGCAAGagttgtaatgctaaatttctcaaaccctgttcatctacattttggattgCCTAAGGGtgatgggtgaactattccttaaattgTCCACGTCTATTAATGCTCATTAAAGTAATCATATTATTACTCTAATGTCAATGTTACTTAGCTTAAAGTGTTATGAgcttcattagattttttttttctttgaacatcACAGGTCTACAGCACATCGAGCAGGACGAAAGAGTATCAATGGGTCTGAACGGGAACCTGTACTTCTCAAATGCCATCAAAACGGACAGTCGCAGAGATTACTGCTGCTTTGCTGCCTTCCCCCGAATACGAACCATCGTCCAGAAAAATGCCATGTCTGTCGTGGTCAAAAGCAGTACGTTAAAATAATCCTCTTTAAGAGTTTGGTTACATAACATGACCATTTCTTTACATGACCAGCATCAAACATGTCGGTCGTGTGCATCTGATACATCCCCCCAGTTTCTCATGTAGTCAGTCTCCAAGCACTTGCTGGACTTCAGCAAATCTGCTTGGAAGATATCGATGCTTCCCGTACTTTCATAATACTTCCCATGAAGACTTGTTTGTGTATGCCATGTCCATATTATCTattgttttagctgtttttgtgtttgccacacatattttatttgtctCCATTTCTTCATCCAAGACAAGTTAATGAAGGACTCAGACTCTGGTAGCGGCAGAGGTTACGGTGAGTGACAATCATTAGGAATGCTACATGGGCATAGAGCagcttctttgtttttaattagttttgatTAATTGTCTCATTCCATGTCACATCATACTTGCCTACTCTTTAGCCTAGATTTGAAAATCTCAAAGGTTTTCTGTAATCAATGGGAATAATTCATAGGTTTATCCATGACTCATTctctatactatttttttttttctatgttaaaACGTTTTTCATGAGtaatttattaatgcaaaactGTTTTTGCAGTTCTTTTTGGTGATGCTAGTGGCACAGTAAAGCATATAAATCAACGCAACTGAGcatgataattatattatattatattatattatattatattatattatattatattatattatattatatgggacattacattacattaacattacattacacaagcatatttatatatgtaatctTTTAACTGTTATAAAGCAAACTCTCTCTTGGAGAGAAAGCCCAGTCTGCTGACGCCCACAGGAAAGGAGTCACATACATATCTAGTGAAAGGCGAAGATCTTCAGTTGGAGTGTATTGCAGAGGGCTTGTAAGTGTCATTGTCTAATTCAGTTAATTTCTTAATCCAATTAAGAGCTTGGCATTCATTTCAGTTATACCACTTGAAATGCTTTTGAAATCTAGTAGGaatgtttaaaattgttattttgttaaaaaaaaaaaataatgtaattaagaGCATTTAGATGGATGCATCATAATACATATTGTATAAATGATTGAATACTTCATGTCtatttgaacacaaaaaacgctTTTATTAGACTataaatgttttgattgtttCTGACTTTCAGCCCCACACCAGAGGTGGAGTGGGTTAAAATAGGCTTCCACAAGCTCCCTGAAAGAGCCGTGGTGGAGAGTCATGGGAAGCTGCTTACTGTAGAGATGGTGAATGAGGAGGATGAAGGGAAATATATGTGCAGAGCCAAAAATCCCCATGGAGAAGTTgtgcattatttttatgttacagtAGAGGGTGAGTCATATTATTGATCACATTAATCTCGTGAAATATAACCACAGTAAATGTGCCAGTGTTGTTTTATAAATGGTTTCAATATCATGTCTGTATTAAAGACACTCTTTGTGGTAAAAGAGCGCCATCTTCTGTCCAAATACAAAGTATGCATGATTAGGACAACTAGAAATAATACAAGGACACAGTGAAAATTTTGGGTATTTTAAGGGATAATGTTAAGGTTATTAAGAGAACAATTATGCATGCATATATCAGATTACGGTTCACAGCTGATAACCTTATATTTAGggtttctgtatttttatcacATATAGTGTCATTACtttaccaaaacacaaaaaaaaaaaaaaaaaaaaaaaaaaaaaaaacacagaaaaaaaaaaaaaaaaaaaaaaaaaaaaaaaaaaacacactgtgaGGGATAAATGTATCTACGACTTCCTCACACAACATCTCGACCTTTAACAAGTCTTTGTGTTCAAACATCAGTGACTATTAGGAAATATCCAACCACTGAATGCCACAAATGACTAATCAGAATGATGTCATGTGATTCTTCTGCATGAACAGAGCCTCCTGAATTTGAGATTGAACCTCAAAGTCAATTGGTGACAATTGGAGCTGGTGTGGTGATCAAGTGTGTTGTGAAAGGAAATCCTCAGCCTAGTGTTGCATGGAGGGTCAATGGCCAACCTCTGAACGGTAAACATTCCTTATTCCTGTTTCAAATTACTGAACCTTCCATGAACAATACAAAATTCAGATTATATTGATTTCAAATGATTGTGAAAACTAACTtcaaaaatggctttttaaatggCCCGCAAGCATTGTACTGTATAATGTACCAATAtttgttaatgaaaactataattttcaccacttttttgttttgtttatgtacatgggtgtaattgcatttaaataatcaatTTCCTTATGAtgataatattacagtaatagtTTTTATAAAGATATCCTGCCATACTGTACTTTAACTAATCATTTAACCCAAATTTTTAGATGTCCCAACATCCAATAGGAAAGTCTTAAAAGATGGAACCATTTCCATCCACAACGCAAAGCCTGAAAACAGTGCTGTTTACCAGTGTGAGGCCACAAACAGACACGGCACCATCCTAGCCAATGCCAACATCATGATTATGAGTAAGTAAACTGTACACTATTTGCATTCAAATGAAATATGGTGTCTTCCTTGTCTGAGATGAGCTATAATCTAATATTGTGATTAAATTTCTGttgatatgcaaaaaaaaaaagactcaaaaaaaaaaaaaaaaaaagacttgatatttctttttatatgcaaaaaaaaaaaaaaagattcgacaccgtgttttttttttcacaaaatttatGTGGTTCTTGGTAATTTGATGgtgcaaaatttaatttaaaaataaatatcaattcgGTTGGTGTTATCATTTGCTTGTAGacatcaccaaaaaaataaagccCACCCTCAATACACTTACAACAAGCCCCTAACAATAGCCTATTCAAAAAAATGAAGCTCAGCCTTCATCCATTTAAGACAGGCCCCTTGCATTATTCCTTCCAGAAGTGCCTACTTATGGGATATTCACACATAAAAAAACCACggtgttgcttaaaaaaaaaaaaaaatcacataaaaaaaccaCGGTGTTGCTTTGCTGTGAAcaagcatctgtttttttttttttttttttttttgtaagcgtGGACAGAGCCATAAGCTGAGGTGTGATATTGACAGTGGACGGCCCTTGGGTTTGTTCAGAGAGCGTAAGGTCCTCATGATAGCACACATGCTTTAGGGTGGAGCTCTTCTGTCAGTTCTGATCTCCAGACACACTCTCCCTCAGGCAGCCAGACGCTTTTATGTGCGAACAGTTTCGCCTTCCTCCATTCATATTCAGTTGCTAGAACCAAAGCATGTGTTGCTTTCATCTGGGAGATAAAATAAGCTGCTAAGGAtcctcacttaaaaaaaaaaaaaaaaaaaggaaaaggaaaaatgaaattaaataaagaagaagcagaaaaacATATctcaactctctctctttccgtAACCCTGCAAACCCGCTTACATCCCATCATAAAGCAGCAATCCCAATTACCAACTACAAGAacttaacataatttttttactaAACTGATAACAACGTGCATCACAAGAAAAGAGATAAAGAGACTAATGCAATCGTGTTTTGTCGTGTTTAATGGTGCAATGCTGATAACTGTCTCCCCAGACATCCAGCCCCTGATCTTAACAGAAAACAATCTGCGATATATGGCAGTGGAGGGGAAAGGTGCGGTCATGCACTGTAAGGTCTTCAGCTCACCAGCATCCAGCATCACATGGTGAGTAGAGGATTTGCTcaggccagcagagggcagcacaGGTCTAGAGGCGTTAGTGCTGCAGTGATAGAGTGTCTTGCATGTGATTTTGCGCTAGTGAAGCAGTTTACTCAAGGGTGGGCCCTCAGGCTGTGTTCACCACTGGGATAATGAGGTAAACTACTCATGTGGATCTGTAAGTATGCTACTGTTAAGTTAAAGCAGTAACAGCAGAAGTGTTGACTGTGGCAGCACGTTAGATAAAGCAAACAGAGCATTTTATTGAATTCATAAAATGTACACTATCGTTTCAAAGCTTggggttggtaatatttttttaatgtttgtgaaagagCTCTTATGCTCAttcaaggcattttttttttttacaattaaaataagttttactatttgaatgtaatttattcctgtaaaggcCAAGCTGAATGTTCAGCTGATCAGATTTagtggaaaaatttttttttttttttagtccaaaatacaccatttatttgaagtagaaatatcttgtaatattataaatattttaaaacatgggAAAACTATTATGCACACAGTTGGTGCTGTATTCTGAAAATGATCCAGTTGGTTTATGGTTGCACAGGAGTAAAGCTGACAGTGCCGATGCAGTGGAAGGAGAAAGGTTTTCTGTTCATAAGAATGGTTCACTGGAGATCCAAAACCTAATGAAAGAGGACATGGGAGAGTATTCTTGTTTTGCTCAAAACACTGAAGGCAAAGTAGCCATTGCCGCAACACTTGAAGTCAAAGGTAAGAGAAACAGATACTCTTGTAAATCAATCAAGTTCAAGGGGTTTACTAGAttcaaaaatcaatcaaatgaatTTAATCCATATAATCCAAAATGAGTTTTGTTTTCCTTGTCAGATCCCACCAGAATAGTAGATCCTCCACGCGATTTGCGGGTTTTGGCCGGAACCACTATCCAGTTTTCATGCCAAGCAGAGTTCGATCCCTCCATTGGTGATGACTTTGAGATTCTCTGGGAAAAAGATGGCATGGCCCTCAATGGCAGTGAGAACGCACGGTAAAATAGAAAAGGATGTCATTCTTTTACAGCAGCGAATATCAGAGCTACCTAATCAGTGTCTTTGCTGGTGTCTGTAGATATATGCTGGACGATGGAGTGCTTGAAATCATCGATGTGAGCTTTGGAGACCAGGGCTTTTATGTCTGTGTGGCCAGAACACCAGTCGATCAGGACATGGCGGTTGCACAGCTTTCAGTTGTGGGTGAGATATGTGCATTTTGGTAAAGTAAAGATGGACGGAAGTTTTGAGGGCTGAATTGCGTTCAGCACATGACACAGGATTCTGCTACCTGCTGCAGCATGGCAGGAATTATTCCCTTAATAAGACAGCACCATGTAGTATTTGTACAAATGAACTAGCTGGAGACATGACCTGGGAGGTAGTACATGAGCTCTGACATGTTTGAAACAAGCTGCAGTCATTTCCCAGACCCAACCTCCCTCTCCTCCCTTTCATTTCCTTCTTTTCTCCCACTGTCTccaaaatatctataaaatggcaataaaaacaaaaaagcaactaTATCATGTAATGAATCTGACTGAACTTGAGACGCTTgatcgattgacagccctaaataaaaTGAGTTGTTTTCTTAGATGTTCCTGATCCACCAGAGGATGTGATCCATTCCGAACATAATGGCAGAAGTGTGAAACTGCAGTGGATTCCAGGAGATGACCATAACAGCTCCATTACTGGTAACATAGTCATAACACTCATATTGTCCATATACTGTATTACTACATTTGGATACACAACGTACAGATTATAGACAAGGACTTGAACAAcctcttatataaatatataaattaaataaattaaatattatataaatgactCAGCAGAAAAGTTTATGGTTGGTactatttttttaggtttataattttattttatttatttattttttaaatggtagtgtaaaatgtaataaaaattatatgaaaatttgGGGCATTAAAAAGTATTACCCAAAATTAATATCACACAGCTACACTGGGATGCAGTTTATGGACAGATTAATTTTGCTCACGCACTATAAAAGATTGGAATTGCACAGTTGTTACTATTTTGTTACTGTTACTGGTCTGTTTTCTATCTGATTTACCCTTCAACTAAAAATTTAATTGGTGTAACCTAATGTAGTCAGTTCTAATTTTCAACTTTGTGCAGAGTTTGTTATAGAGTTTGAGGAAAGCCAACATGAGCCAGGCAGCTGGAGGGAGATGATGAGAGTACCGGGAAACCATCACTCCGCTCAGCTGAAGCTTCACAGTCACGTGGACTACCGATTTAGAGTCTATGCCATCAATGAGGTGGGAAGAGGTCGGCCAAGCCAGGCCACTGAAAGATACAAAACTCCAGCATCAGGTATCTTTGAGCTTTCCTACTGTTTCTCCTAACCATGTCACCTTTACAGATAGCAGTGAGGCCAGCTTCATCACCTACTGAActttaaaatattcaaacttGGGAGATAATTGATTTTCCCTGTCGTTTAAGCTCCAGTCTAAAGTGCATATTTCACAGgccatttttctttcttccactAACAATTTCACCTCCAACAAAATCCATATTTCTGCTCTTTCCAAAGCTCCCGACAAGAACCCAGAAAATATCAAGATCGAAGGTCATTTGCCACATGAAATGGATATCAACTGGGAGGTACGATGCTAAACGTTCAATCCCAGTAGTCTTTGGGAATATCTAACGTTCAAAGCACTGGAAGGGCTGCACAGATAAAGAAGTGCTCTCAAATACTGAATTTCATTTAGTTCTCAGAGGGGGAGAGAAAACTAACAGTGTCAGTTCTTAGGTTCCAATTATCGATAAGCGTATTCCCCAAGATAGGAGTTTTTGCATAGCAAAACACAGCTATCTCTATCGCCGTGCTGTTGGGAAAGTTACAAAGCCCTGCTGAAATGGATCTGTCTAGACACAGGTTCCCATCAAAAGGAGCCCAGAGTGAGTCTTTGATTGAAAAGTAAAAGGAACGGGATACATAAATTTTGATTTTCACATAAAGGTGAAA
It encodes:
- the chl1b gene encoding neural cell adhesion molecule L1-like protein isoform X8; the protein is MRLLRKILLLLGACLHMSCKYQSNALDIPLEVLARINMEQLPTITEHSPASLIAFPFEESFPMKCEATGNPGPEFRWTKNGEDFDPYQDPRLITLDDSGTFIIPNNGNLTEFQGNYRCFATNKLGTAMSEEIEFIVPNVPKFPKEITEPIEVMEGQSVILECNPPKGIPPLQIYWMTMSLQHIEQDERVSMGLNGNLYFSNAIKTDSRRDYCCFAAFPRIRTIVQKNAMSVVVKSNKLMKDSDSGSGRGYANSLLERKPSLLTPTGKESHTYLVKGEDLQLECIAEGFPTPEVEWVKIGFHKLPERAVVESHGKLLTVEMVNEEDEGKYMCRAKNPHGEVVHYFYVTVEEPPEFEIEPQSQLVTIGAGVVIKCVVKGNPQPSVAWRVNGQPLNDVPTSNRKVLKDGTISIHNAKPENSAVYQCEATNRHGTILANANIMIMNIQPLILTENNLRYMAVEGKGAVMHCKVFSSPASSITWSKADSADAVEGERFSVHKNGSLEIQNLMKEDMGEYSCFAQNTEGKVAIAATLEVKDPTRIVDPPRDLRVLAGTTIQFSCQAEFDPSIGDDFEILWEKDGMALNGSENARYMLDDGVLEIIDVSFGDQGFYVCVARTPVDQDMAVAQLSVVDVPDPPEDVIHSEHNGRSVKLQWIPGDDHNSSITEFVIEFEESQHEPGSWREMMRVPGNHHSAQLKLHSHVDYRFRVYAINEVGRGRPSQATERYKTPASAPDKNPENIKIEGHLPHEMDINWEPLSPIEHNGPGLEYKVSYRRQGNGEDWKEHMVKRHSFLVKNTPTFVLYEIKIQAKNHMGWGPDPKIITAYSGEDFPSAAPEDVAVDVMNNTMMQVKWAHVHKDKLNGHLGGYRISYWRLRSLLDSKKTHGDKHTLTFSGERNHAVVTGLRPFSEYSLIVMAFNSRGNGPGSHPVSFKTPEGVPGEVAAFSVTSIQKHKVTLTWSPPVDANGVIIGYILQYQLINDTEEQGSLMSLNISADNNKLHLQYLEALSKYKFYLRCCTQMGCGPAVSEERTTVPEATSTDVASFNIRKSGSRFPPRKTTVSPVANATVSSIAVLNISTSVSHNFANISWIPGTEQTELYVAFMNNREGNWKISDALNSSKTFHIIEGLEPGTEYTVRLMTKSWVDNSSIFEDVIRTSAKGLASIHGGISNQGWFIGLMCAIALLTLIVLIACFVNRNKGGKYSVKEKEDLHPDLESPGINDDTFCEYSQHQTSLSSGRAAS
- the chl1b gene encoding neural cell adhesion molecule L1-like protein isoform X1, whose protein sequence is MRLLRKILLLLGACLHMSCKYQSNALDIPLEVLARINMEQLPTITEHSPASLIAFPFEESFPMKCEATGNPGPEFRWTKNGEDFDPYQDPRLITLDDSGTFIIPNNGNLTEFQGNYRCFATNKLGTAMSEEIEFIVPNVPKFPKEITEPIEVMEGQSVILECNPPKGIPPLQIYWMTMSLQHIEQDERVSMGLNGNLYFSNAIKTDSRRDYCCFAAFPRIRTIVQKNAMSVVVKSNKLMKDSDSGSGRGYANSLLERKPSLLTPTGKESHTYLVKGEDLQLECIAEGFPTPEVEWVKIGFHKLPERAVVESHGKLLTVEMVNEEDEGKYMCRAKNPHGEVVHYFYVTVEEPPEFEIEPQSQLVTIGAGVVIKCVVKGNPQPSVAWRVNGQPLNDVPTSNRKVLKDGTISIHNAKPENSAVYQCEATNRHGTILANANIMIMNIQPLILTENNLRYMAVEGKGAVMHCKVFSSPASSITWSKADSADAVEGERFSVHKNGSLEIQNLMKEDMGEYSCFAQNTEGKVAIAATLEVKDPTRIVDPPRDLRVLAGTTIQFSCQAEFDPSIGDDFEILWEKDGMALNGSENARYMLDDGVLEIIDVSFGDQGFYVCVARTPVDQDMAVAQLSVVDVPDPPEDVIHSEHNGRSVKLQWIPGDDHNSSITEFVIEFEESQHEPGSWREMMRVPGNHHSAQLKLHSHVDYRFRVYAINEVGRGRPSQATERYKTPASAPDKNPENIKIEGHLPHEMDINWEPLSPIEHNGPGLEYKVSYRRQGNGEDWKEHMVKRHSFLVKNTPTFVLYEIKIQAKNHMGWGPDPKIITAYSGEDFPSAAPEDVAVDVMNNTMMQVKWAHVHKDKLNGHLGGYRISYWRLRSLLDSKKTHGDKHTLTFSGERNHAVVTGLRPFSEYSLIVMAFNSRGNGPGSHPVSFKTPEGVPGEVAAFSVTSIQKHKVTLTWSPPVDANGVIIGYILQYQLINDTEEQGSLMSLNISADNNKLHLQYLEALSKYKFYLRCCTQMGCGPAVSEERTTVPEATSTDVASFNIRKSGSRFPPRKTTVSPVANATVSSIAVLNISTSVSHNFANISWIPGTEQTELYVAFMNNREGNWKISDALNSSKTFHIIEGLEPGTEYTVRLMTKSWVDNSSIFEDVIRTSAKGLASIHGGISNQGWFIGLMCAIALLTLIVLIACFVNRNKGGKYSVKEKEDLHPDLESPGINDDTFCEYSDNDEKPLKSSQHSLNGDLKGGDSGDSMVDYGDEDAHFHEDGSFIGEYSGRKDRVSMEIKGNNQSTA
- the chl1b gene encoding neural cell adhesion molecule L1-like protein isoform X5, producing the protein MRLLRKILLLLGACLHMSCKYQSNALDIPLEVEQLPTITEHSPASLIAFPFEESFPMKCEATGNPGPEFRWTKNGEDFDPYQDPRLITLDDSGTFIIPNNGNLTEFQGNYRCFATNKLGTAMSEEIEFIVPNVPKFPKEITEPIEVMEGQSVILECNPPKGIPPLQIYWMTMSLQHIEQDERVSMGLNGNLYFSNAIKTDSRRDYCCFAAFPRIRTIVQKNAMSVVVKSTNSLLERKPSLLTPTGKESHTYLVKGEDLQLECIAEGFPTPEVEWVKIGFHKLPERAVVESHGKLLTVEMVNEEDEGKYMCRAKNPHGEVVHYFYVTVEEPPEFEIEPQSQLVTIGAGVVIKCVVKGNPQPSVAWRVNGQPLNDVPTSNRKVLKDGTISIHNAKPENSAVYQCEATNRHGTILANANIMIMNIQPLILTENNLRYMAVEGKGAVMHCKVFSSPASSITWSKADSADAVEGERFSVHKNGSLEIQNLMKEDMGEYSCFAQNTEGKVAIAATLEVKDPTRIVDPPRDLRVLAGTTIQFSCQAEFDPSIGDDFEILWEKDGMALNGSENARYMLDDGVLEIIDVSFGDQGFYVCVARTPVDQDMAVAQLSVVDVPDPPEDVIHSEHNGRSVKLQWIPGDDHNSSITEFVIEFEESQHEPGSWREMMRVPGNHHSAQLKLHSHVDYRFRVYAINEVGRGRPSQATERYKTPASAPDKNPENIKIEGHLPHEMDINWEPLSPIEHNGPGLEYKVSYRRQGNGEDWKEHMVKRHSFLVKNTPTFVLYEIKIQAKNHMGWGPDPKIITAYSGEDFPSAAPEDVAVDVMNNTMMQVKWAHVHKDKLNGHLGGYRISYWRLRSLLDSKKTHGDKHTLTFSGERNHAVVTGLRPFSEYSLIVMAFNSRGNGPGSHPVSFKTPEGVPGEVAAFSVTSIQKHKVTLTWSPPVDANGVIIGYILQYQLINDTEEQGSLMSLNISADNNKLHLQYLEALSKYKFYLRCCTQMGCGPAVSEERTTVPEATSTDVASFNIRKSGSRFPPRKTTVSPVANATVSSIAVLNISTSVSHNFANISWIPGTEQTELYVAFMNNREGNWKISDALNSSKTFHIIEGLEPGTEYTVRLMTKSWVDNSSIFEDVIRTSAKGLASIHGGISNQGWFIGLMCAIALLTLIVLIACFVNRNKGGKYSVKEKEDLHPDLESPGINDDTFCEYSDNDEKPLKSSQHSLNGDLKGGDSGDSMVDYGDEDAHFHEDGSFIGEYSGRKDRVSMEIKGNNQSTA